The genomic interval CTGGAATACGGCATTACCGGTTTTAGGATCTACATATTGTTGTTTGTACATCCAGAAGGAATACATGGAATATCCCTGCTGCATCCTGATCCAGTCACGGTTGTACTGCGTGATGGGTACCGGCAGCTTTTCCACCTTGTTCACATTGCCGGAAATGGTGAAAGAGGTATTCCAGGTAAAATCTCCCTGCTTGATATTTTCAGAGCGGATAGCCACTTCATACCCCTTGTTGCCGATCTCTCCCGCATTGGAGTAATAGGTGGTATAACCGGTATTGGAAGGAACGGGAAGCTGGAGCAGCACATCCGTAGTCTTCTTTGAATAGACATTCACTTCCAGCGATACACGTCCATCCAGGAAACCTGCGTCCAGTCCCAGGTTGGCCTGTGTGGTCTTCTCCCAGCGCAGATCGGGGTTGGCGAGTTGTAATGGCGCGGTGGCTGCTTTGTCTCCTCCGCTTTCAGCGTCAGGATAGCCGCCGGCGCCCGTCCACAGGCCGCGGGCTGCATAGTCGTTGATGCCGCTCTGGTTGCCGGTCACACCATAGCTGGCCCTCAGTTTCAGGTCGCTGAGGAACTGTACATCTTTCAGGAACTGCTCTTCCTTCAGCCGCCATGCTGCACCCACTGCAGGGAAGTACCCCCAGCGGTGATTACTGCCAAAACGGGAAGAGCCATCGGCACGAACGCTCAACTCGAGGTAGTACTTACTGTTGTAGTTGTAATCAACACGGGAAAAGAAAGAGGCAAGTGTTCCCTGCGTCCATGTCTGGCCGGAGGTACGCGTGGATGCGGACGAAATATCCTTATAGGCATTGTTCGGGAAACCTGTACCCTGGGCGAAAGTCCTTCCCAGTGTATTCTGCTGGATAGTATTTCCCACTACGGCGCCAAATGAATGTCCGCGGCCCAGTTTCTTACGGTAGGATAATGTCTGTTCATTGATCCAGGTACTGTTCTGTGTAATGGAAGATGTAGCCAAGCCATTGGCAGGCGCTGCGCCCAGCTGTGTTTTATCATTCCAGTATTCGGATTCATCATAGTTGTTATAATCCACACTCCAGCTGGTACGGAACTTCAGGTCGCGCAGTATTTCCGCTTCTGCATATACGTTGCCGATATACCTCAAACTGATCGTATGCACATCGTAGTTATTCAGCAATACCTGCAGGTTGTCGAAACCGGCCCAGCGGGCAGGTGTGCCATCAGGATTGGTTTCCGGCAGATAAGTGGGTGTATGCAAAGCAGACTGCAGCAAGCCACCCTGCGGCCCGTCGCCCGCGCGGGCCTGGTTCCTGTAGGAACGGGTAATACCATTGCTCACGCCTATCTGTACCCTGTCATTGATCTTATGGTCAACGTTCAGTTTCAGGCTGGCCCTTTCAAAGAAAACGGGACGGATATTGGCTTCCTGTTTGGTATAACCGGCGCCGATGTAGAACTTCGTCTTTTCCGAACCGCCATTCAGCGACAGATCATAATTAGCCAGCTGGCCGGTGCGGAAAAGTTCTCCCAGCCTGTCGTAGGTTTTCTGCTCTTCCGGTAGTCCGCGGCCACCTTCTGCAACAGGACGGAAAGGCCTGTTGGCAAATGTCTGGTTCAGGGAAGGATTGTCTATGCCTGTATTGATCCAGTATTCATTGATCAATGCAGCATGCTGAGGCCCTGTTGTTAAATCCCATAATTCCGGCGCCTTTGCAAAGCCATGCGATACATTCACATTGACCTTCGTACGCTCGCCGTAATTCCCCCTTTTGGTAGTAACGATCACAACACCATTCGCGCCGCGTGAACCATAGATAGCAGTGGCGCTGGCATCTTTCAATACTTCTATACTGGCAATGTCTGCCGGATTAATGTCCGCAATAGGAGAGGTGGCACGGCCACCGGTGCTGACAGTCTGCAAACTGGTATTATTCACAAACACCCCGTCCACCACATACAAAGGATCATTGCCTGCATTAATGGAAGTTGTGCCACGCACGCGTACAAATACACCATCTCCCGGCACACCGGTGTTGGAGTTGATCTGCAGGCCTGCGGCCTTTCCCTGCAGCTGGGCGTCAAAGCCTGCCACAGGTATATTCTTCG from Chitinophaga filiformis carries:
- a CDS encoding SusC/RagA family TonB-linked outer membrane protein, whose translation is MTFFDYGHVPAIRRLARNAGFLLIPAVLGSPEIWGAALPAAAKHAVASNLPADVPVKGKVTDVNGQQLPGVSVIVKGSKRGALTRIDGSFELNVPADAVLIFTYIGYKPREVKVAANLPLHVQLETDDKKLSEVVVVGYGTQERRNLTSSVSTINAAETKNIPVAGFDAQLQGKAAGLQINSNTGVPGDGVFVRVRGTTSINAGNDPLYVVDGVFVNNTSLQTVSTGGRATSPIADINPADIASIEVLKDASATAIYGSRGANGVVIVTTKRGNYGERTKVNVNVSHGFAKAPELWDLTTGPQHAALINEYWINTGIDNPSLNQTFANRPFRPVAEGGRGLPEEQKTYDRLGELFRTGQLANYDLSLNGGSEKTKFYIGAGYTKQEANIRPVFFERASLKLNVDHKINDRVQIGVSNGITRSYRNQARAGDGPQGGLLQSALHTPTYLPETNPDGTPARWAGFDNLQVLLNNYDVHTISLRYIGNVYAEAEILRDLKFRTSWSVDYNNYDESEYWNDKTQLGAAPANGLATSSITQNSTWINEQTLSYRKKLGRGHSFGAVVGNTIQQNTLGRTFAQGTGFPNNAYKDISSASTRTSGQTWTQGTLASFFSRVDYNYNSKYYLELSVRADGSSRFGSNHRWGYFPAVGAAWRLKEEQFLKDVQFLSDLKLRASYGVTGNQSGINDYAARGLWTGAGGYPDAESGGDKAATAPLQLANPDLRWEKTTQANLGLDAGFLDGRVSLEVNVYSKKTTDVLLQLPVPSNTGYTTYYSNAGEIGNKGYEVAIRSENIKQGDFTWNTSFTISGNVNKVEKLPVPITQYNRDWIRMQQGYSMYSFWMYKQQYVDPKTGNAVFQDVNGDGSITVADRQIVGNALPKFFGGINNSFTWKAFDASVQFNFQYGNKVLNLNRFFGEGGGTRDANRVLFASQLKRWQKEGDFTDVPRLTKAGNNYTLEQNSRFIENGSFLRLQALTVGYTLPKSLTSRWHLNALRVYFAGNNLWLLTKYTGPDPEANVTATQTVQGIDLGTPPQSRTLQFGLNVTL